Proteins found in one Paraburkholderia caballeronis genomic segment:
- a CDS encoding thioredoxin family protein, which yields MPALDLDTDADLIAGRIGDHDTLFVACLCAEWCGTCRDYRATFDRIADAHPGICFAWIDIETHADRFDDLDVENFPTILIEDGATTRFFGTVLPHGAVVERMLADLSALPGVSGAPKLRPSLVAA from the coding sequence ATGCCCGCGCTTGACCTCGACACCGACGCCGACCTGATCGCCGGGCGCATCGGCGACCACGACACGCTGTTCGTCGCGTGTCTGTGCGCGGAGTGGTGCGGCACCTGTCGCGACTACCGGGCGACGTTCGACCGGATCGCCGATGCGCACCCGGGCATCTGTTTCGCGTGGATCGACATCGAGACGCACGCGGATCGCTTCGACGACCTCGACGTCGAGAATTTCCCGACCATCCTGATCGAAGACGGCGCCACGACCCGGTTTTTCGGCACGGTGCTGCCGCACGGCGCGGTGGTCGAACGGATGCTCGCGGACCTGAGCGCGCTGCCCGGCGTGTCCGGCGCGCCGAAGCTCCGGCCGTCGCTGGTGGCCGCATGA
- the def gene encoding peptide deformylase, which translates to MALLNILHYPDKRLHKVAKPVEVVNDRIRKLVADMAETMYAAPGVGLAATQVDVHERVIVIDVSDAHDELRVFINPEIVWSSDERKLSEEGCLSVPGIYDDVERAEKVRVRALNEKGETYEVDCEGLLAVCIQHEMDHLMGRVFVEYLSSLKQTRIKSKMKKLERAM; encoded by the coding sequence ATGGCTCTACTGAACATTCTCCATTACCCGGACAAGCGCCTGCACAAGGTCGCGAAGCCGGTCGAAGTCGTCAACGATCGCATTCGCAAGCTCGTCGCCGACATGGCCGAGACGATGTACGCGGCGCCTGGCGTCGGCCTCGCGGCGACCCAGGTGGACGTGCACGAACGCGTGATCGTGATCGACGTGTCCGATGCGCACGACGAACTGCGCGTGTTCATCAATCCGGAAATCGTCTGGTCGAGCGACGAACGGAAACTGTCGGAGGAAGGCTGCCTGTCGGTGCCGGGCATCTACGACGACGTCGAGCGCGCAGAGAAGGTCCGGGTGCGCGCGCTGAACGAGAAGGGTGAAACGTACGAAGTGGATTGCGAGGGGTTGCTCGCGGTCTGCATCCAGCACGAGATGGATCACCTGATGGGGCGCGTGTTCGTCGAATACCTGTCGTCGCTCAAGCAGACGCGCATCAAGTCGAAGATGAAGAAGCTCGAACGCGCGATGTGA
- the dprA gene encoding DNA-processing protein DprA, with amino-acid sequence MLTPLPLTDDELAAWLRLSIARGLKPAALRAMLAAFGLPQHVLAQSFDALASVAGTDAAHAALAPAAPDFAAQLAALREWCAQPGNTLLTLGDPAYPPRLLTMPDPPPLLYIRGRLEPLHARSVAIVGSRNATPQGLEDAGHFAHALSDAGVTVVSGLALGIDGAAHRGALDWAGGTVAVIGTGADRVYPASHYALATRIAHEGAILSEWPLGTPARSSNFPQRNRLIAGLVEGVLVVEAAMRSGSLITARLANEMGRDVFALPGSIHAPLSRGCHRLIKQGAQLVETPEEILETLRMAIQQPPGTTTRDAAAARRGTPPREPPAAASTGGDDAPPPNHGVEPDTDASQLLAALGYSPATLEILAERTDMPESRLQGTLLRLELAGHVTALPGGRFVRAAHR; translated from the coding sequence ATGCTCACGCCGTTGCCGCTGACCGACGACGAACTGGCCGCATGGCTGCGGCTGTCGATCGCGCGCGGCCTAAAGCCGGCCGCGCTGCGCGCGATGCTCGCGGCATTCGGGCTGCCGCAGCACGTGCTGGCGCAGTCGTTCGACGCGCTGGCGTCGGTCGCCGGAACCGACGCGGCGCATGCGGCGCTCGCGCCGGCGGCTCCGGACTTCGCCGCGCAACTGGCCGCGTTGCGCGAATGGTGCGCACAGCCAGGCAACACGCTGCTGACGCTCGGCGATCCTGCCTATCCACCCCGGCTGCTCACGATGCCCGATCCGCCCCCTCTGCTATATATAAGAGGCCGCCTGGAGCCGCTGCACGCGCGGAGCGTCGCGATCGTCGGCAGCCGCAACGCGACGCCGCAGGGACTAGAAGACGCCGGGCATTTCGCGCACGCGTTATCGGACGCCGGCGTGACGGTGGTGTCCGGGCTCGCGCTCGGCATCGATGGCGCGGCCCATCGCGGCGCGCTGGACTGGGCGGGCGGCACGGTCGCGGTAATCGGCACCGGAGCCGACCGCGTCTATCCGGCGAGCCATTACGCGCTCGCCACGCGGATTGCGCACGAAGGCGCGATCCTGTCCGAATGGCCGCTCGGCACGCCCGCCCGATCGTCCAACTTCCCGCAACGCAACCGGTTGATCGCCGGACTGGTCGAAGGCGTGCTCGTCGTGGAAGCGGCGATGCGCTCCGGCTCACTGATCACCGCGCGGCTCGCGAACGAAATGGGACGGGATGTTTTCGCACTGCCCGGCTCGATCCACGCGCCGCTGTCGCGCGGCTGCCATCGGCTCATCAAGCAGGGCGCGCAACTGGTCGAAACGCCGGAAGAGATTCTCGAAACGCTCAGGATGGCGATACAACAGCCGCCCGGAACGACGACGCGGGATGCCGCCGCCGCACGGCGCGGCACGCCGCCGAGAGAACCACCGGCGGCCGCTTCGACAGGCGGCGATGACGCTCCCCCGCCGAACCATGGCGTGGAACCGGACACCGACGCGTCCCAGCTCCTCGCCGCGCTCGGCTACTCGCCGGCCACGCTTGAAATCCTCGCGGAGCGCACCGACATGCCGGAATCCCGCTTGCAGGGAACGCTGCTCCGGCTCGAACTGGCCGGCCACGTAACCGCACTGCCGGGCGGCCGCTTCGTCCGGGCCGCCCACCGGTAG